A segment of the Synechococcus sp. MEDNS5 genome:
CCGTAGCGCCCAACGCGTCCATGGCCTGCTGTTGATCAGCAGGCTGCTGCTCAAGTTCCTCGCGCAACAGACGTCCCATCACCCCACCGTTATGTAATCCGAGCGCCAACGCACCGATCGCAAGGGTTGGACGGTTGCTCAGCAGCAGAAGCAACACAGTGAGCGGTGGGGGGATGAGACGCACGAGAGCCCAAACAGCGTTGAAAACGACCTGCCACGGCCGCGAAGGGACCAACAACATCGCCAGCGGAGGCAGTCCAATTGCAATCCCAGCGGCCAGCACTGTGAGCAGGAGCGTCTCAGAGATCAGCCGCCACCAGGGAAGTTCCGCAGCCGCCTGCGTGAGACCACTCCAGTCCGGAAATGCCAGTCCCTGCCAGACGACACTGCCGGAATCCGGCAGCAACTCATGGAGCCAGATACTTCCTGTGATTACCGCCAAAATCACGCCGGCGAGGAAGAGACACAGGCGCCGCTGGCCTGCCTGGGCCTGGCGGGATCGACGTCGCCAAAGCGTGAGCAGGACCTCCAGAGAAACACTGAGAAGGCCCAGCAACCAAAGCCCACTCCAAAGCTCCCGGAACTGCAGAGACTGCAGGCTGAGTTGCAGATCAGTGCCCAGGCCACCCAGGCCAAAGACACCCAGCAGCGTGGCACTTCGCAACGCGCACTCCAGCCGATACCCGCCATAACTCACCAACACCGTGCCCATGGCGGGGGACAGTGCAGTGCAACAGGCTGCAAGGGGAGGCGCACCGCCCTGCAGCAGAGCCTGAAGCCTGGATGGATCAAGGGCATCCAGCTGGTCGCGCCAAACGCGAGCGACCAGGGCCGCATAGGGAATCGTGATTGCCGCGACCGCCACCCAGGGATGCAGGCCGAGAACCTGCAGGAGCAGAAGTCCCCAGATCAGTTCGTGCACTGATCGAGGCAGTGCCAGGGAACGGCGAAGGATCCACGCTGGCCAGGTTGGCCAACTCCAGGTCTGCATGAGCCGTTCTGAGGCAAAGCACCCAAGCAGCACCCCAAGAACCAGGCTGAGACTCCATCCAGCCAAAGCCATCGCCAGCGTGACCTGCAGAGCTCTCAACAGAGCTTTGAGCAGCAGTGGGTCAAGGGACGGATGCACCGCTGCAGAGGCAAATGCCGTCAAGATCTCAACGCCACCGGCGTGAATCCCAGCGAGAACGGTGATCAAGACCGGCAGCAGTGCCAGGGCTGGCAGCAGCGCGAGCGCGGGTGAACTGAGCCGGGGCAGAGCCATCACAGTGCGTAGAGATCCCGAAGCTCCCCAGGCGTCACTGCCCTTGCCGGTGCGTCGATCACCAGGCGCCCATCCCGCAGGGCGAGAACCCGGTCAAAGCGAAGGATCAGATCCGGTCGATGCAACGACACCAACACCGCTTCCGCACCGTGGGCGAGGGAGCCATCAGCATCTTGTTCCAGAAGGCGATCGAGCACTTCGGCGGCAATGGCTGGGTCCAGACTGGCCAAAGGCTCATCGGCAAGAACCAGAGATGGTTGTTGCCGGAACAACCGAGCCAGGGCAACCCGTTGTCGCTGACCACCCGACAGCTGCTGCACGGGCCGATCCAAACCTTCGGAGCCCAAAACCTGGGGCTCCAATCCAGCCTGACGCAAGCACTGCAGACAGGGCTCAGCGCCGATGGTGAAGAGAAGATTTGCCAACGCCCAGGGAAGCCCACGCCGACCAAGCACGCCGGCATTGATGTTCTGCCCAACACTGAGTTCTTCAATCAAACGCAGGTCTTGCCAGAGGGTGCCGATCTCACAACGCTGCCGGCGGTTGCGTTGCTGAAGACTGCGGCCGCGCCAGAGAACCGTTCCCTCTTGAGGGATCAGAGTGCCATTGATCACGGCAATCAATGAACTCTTGCCGGCGCCGCTGGGCCCCAGAAGAGCCACACGCTCACCGCTGTGGATCCGCAGCGACAGGCTGGTCAGCCGGTCTCTTTGAGAGCCGGCCAACTGAACCTGTTCAAGCTGGAGCAGCGAACTCAACGAATCTTGCCGAGCTGGCGACCCACGGTTTCGATCGGCT
Coding sequences within it:
- a CDS encoding phosphonate ABC transporter — protein: MALPRLSSPALALLPALALLPVLITVLAGIHAGGVEILTAFASAAVHPSLDPLLLKALLRALQVTLAMALAGWSLSLVLGVLLGCFASERLMQTWSWPTWPAWILRRSLALPRSVHELIWGLLLLQVLGLHPWVAVAAITIPYAALVARVWRDQLDALDPSRLQALLQGGAPPLAACCTALSPAMGTVLVSYGGYRLECALRSATLLGVFGLGGLGTDLQLSLQSLQFRELWSGLWLLGLLSVSLEVLLTLWRRRSRQAQAGQRRLCLFLAGVILAVITGSIWLHELLPDSGSVVWQGLAFPDWSGLTQAAAELPWWRLISETLLLTVLAAGIAIGLPPLAMLLVPSRPWQVVFNAVWALVRLIPPPLTVLLLLLSNRPTLAIGALALGLHNGGVMGRLLREELEQQPADQQQAMDALGATARLSWLYGLFTPRSPGYLAYGAYRSDVILRETVVVGLIGGSGLGWQLLESLSSFHWDAVLVLIGAYALITLLGEWLSDQCRNRWLQS
- a CDS encoding phosphonate ABC transporter ATP-binding protein → MSSLLQLEQVQLAGSQRDRLTSLSLRIHSGERVALLGPSGAGKSSLIAVINGTLIPQEGTVLWRGRSLQQRNRRQRCEIGTLWQDLRLIEELSVGQNINAGVLGRRGLPWALANLLFTIGAEPCLQCLRQAGLEPQVLGSEGLDRPVQQLSGGQRQRVALARLFRQQPSLVLADEPLASLDPAIAAEVLDRLLEQDADGSLAHGAEAVLVSLHRPDLILRFDRVLALRDGRLVIDAPARAVTPGELRDLYAL